One window of Triplophysa rosa linkage group LG8, Trosa_1v2, whole genome shotgun sequence genomic DNA carries:
- the sri gene encoding sorcin, which translates to MNFQGYGAPAAVGYGSGFPGQQQQDPLYGYFAAVAGHDGQISAEELQTCLTQANFSGGYRPFNLETCRLMISMLDRDMSCSMGFNEFKELWAVLSGWKQHFMSIDRDMSGTVDSQEMNLAVSSMGYRLSPQTMSCIIKRFSSNGKISFDDYVACCVKLRSLTDLFSKRNQVQQGMAAFQYDDFIQCTMSI; encoded by the exons ATGAATTTTCAGGGATATGGTGCACCAGCTGCCGTCGGG TATGGAAGTGGATTTCCTGGACAACAGCAGCAGGACCCTCTGTATGGATACTTTGCTGCAGTTGCTGGTCAT GATGGTCAGATATCTGCAGAGGAACTTCAAACTTGTCTAACTCAGGCCAACTTCTCTGGTGGCTACAGAC CTTTCAACCTTGAGACATGTAGACTGATGATCAGCATGCTTGAT AGAGACATGTCTTGCTCCATGGGTTTCAATGAGTTTAAGGAGTTGTGGGCAGTACTTAGTGGATGGAAGCAGCACTTCATGAGCATCGACAGAGATATGAGCGGCACAGTTGACTCGCAGGAAATGAACCTGGCTGTCTCCTCTATGG GATACAGGTTAAGTCCTCAAACCATGAGCTGCATAATAAAGCGTTTCAGCTCTAATGGAAAGATCTCATTTGATGATTATGTTGCCTGCTGTGTCAAACTGAGGAGCTTGACTG ATCTGTTCAGCAAGAGGAACCAGGTCCAACAGGGAATGGCAGCATTTCAATATGATGAT TTTATCCAGTGTACCATGAGCATCTAA